Proteins from a genomic interval of Treponema succinifaciens DSM 2489:
- the thrA gene encoding bifunctional aspartate kinase/homoserine dehydrogenase I — translation MLTLKFGGTSMGSARRILDSVEIMIGRAKSDRISVVVSAVAGISNKLQTAIDGCASGGTAESFVSELRRIHADICAEIKSALPEFSTESVNAKIEPLFSELEKLLAGLTVFGECPDTVHCRIMGMGELICAPIVEAVLLAKKQSVLLLDSRKFIYTTGDQKEGEPDYAHCADAFADYRDGSAPLAQILLFPGFICSWISGTGAKPVMGLLGRNGSDFSAAIVGSCLGSSKVEFWTDVDGIYTADPRVVKDAVLVDDMTYEEAMELSFFGSKVLHPKTLAPLAAKGIEAWSLNSHNPSARGTRIGKGPFENSAKKGPVCGISCLKDCAMISVSGSGMKGRKGMAARIFSAVSNAGISILLITQSSSEYTISFCVRKAFANEVQDVLKSEFSLEISTKLINPIKVQADCAIVSIIGDGMKEKRGVAGTFFDSLASRDVNILAIAQGSSERSISAVIKAEDGDMAVRVVHQFFFNTVQSIQVFAFGAGTIGGTMLDQIGEQQKMLLEQGIDIRVMAIANIDGMIFNAEGISLGDWRDQVKKNGTKTNLDEIINFVKETKPINPIFVDCTASYDLPERYLDIFKAGMSIATPNKRANSMSMDFYKKLRDTANEMHVRFLYETNVGAGLPIIDTLQNLFKSGDKLTGFNGIMSGSLSYIFGKLDEGKKFSEAVLEAKQLRYTEPDPRDDLKGTDVARKALIIARESGMNIELEDIEMRSIFPQGFSLEGSVEEFLAKLPELDSYFEEKMASLRKDKKVLRMGASIKDGKVSVGMLEVGPEDPLFGVRGGENAFVFHTARYTPIPLTVRGYGAGAGVTAAGVFGDILRTVSWNSHS, via the coding sequence ATGCTTACATTAAAGTTTGGCGGAACAAGCATGGGTTCCGCCCGCCGTATTCTTGACAGCGTGGAAATTATGATCGGACGTGCAAAGTCTGACAGAATCAGTGTTGTTGTAAGTGCCGTTGCAGGAATTTCTAACAAGCTTCAAACTGCAATTGACGGCTGCGCTTCCGGCGGAACAGCTGAATCTTTTGTAAGCGAGCTTCGTAGAATTCACGCGGATATTTGCGCGGAAATAAAATCAGCATTGCCAGAATTCAGCACAGAATCTGTAAATGCAAAAATCGAGCCTCTATTTTCTGAGCTTGAAAAACTTCTTGCAGGTCTTACAGTTTTTGGAGAATGCCCGGACACCGTTCACTGCCGCATCATGGGCATGGGAGAATTAATCTGTGCTCCGATTGTCGAAGCAGTCCTTCTTGCAAAAAAACAGAGCGTTTTGCTTTTGGATTCACGCAAGTTCATTTATACAACCGGCGACCAAAAAGAAGGCGAGCCAGACTATGCTCACTGCGCTGACGCTTTTGCAGACTACAGAGACGGCTCAGCACCTTTGGCGCAAATTCTTTTGTTTCCTGGATTTATCTGTTCATGGATTTCTGGAACAGGCGCAAAACCTGTTATGGGACTTTTAGGACGCAACGGCTCTGACTTTAGCGCGGCGATTGTTGGTTCTTGCCTTGGTTCTTCTAAAGTTGAATTCTGGACTGACGTTGACGGAATCTACACAGCAGACCCAAGAGTTGTAAAAGATGCTGTTCTTGTAGACGACATGACTTATGAAGAAGCAATGGAGCTTTCATTCTTCGGAAGCAAAGTTCTTCATCCAAAGACATTGGCTCCTCTTGCGGCAAAAGGAATTGAAGCCTGGAGTTTGAACTCTCACAATCCTTCTGCGCGCGGAACTAGAATCGGAAAAGGCCCGTTTGAAAACTCTGCAAAAAAAGGTCCGGTCTGCGGAATCTCTTGCCTTAAAGACTGCGCAATGATTTCTGTAAGCGGCTCCGGAATGAAAGGACGCAAGGGAATGGCGGCGCGGATTTTCTCTGCGGTAAGCAATGCCGGAATTTCAATTCTTTTGATTACCCAGTCATCTTCTGAATATACAATTTCATTCTGCGTGCGCAAAGCTTTTGCAAATGAAGTTCAGGATGTTCTTAAATCAGAATTTTCACTTGAGATTTCAACAAAGCTTATAAATCCTATAAAAGTCCAAGCTGACTGCGCCATCGTTTCAATAATCGGCGACGGCATGAAAGAAAAAAGAGGCGTTGCAGGAACTTTCTTTGATTCACTTGCAAGCCGCGATGTAAACATTCTTGCAATTGCGCAAGGTTCAAGCGAACGTTCAATTTCAGCTGTAATAAAGGCGGAAGACGGAGACATGGCAGTGCGCGTTGTCCATCAGTTCTTCTTCAACACAGTCCAGTCAATTCAGGTTTTTGCATTCGGCGCTGGAACAATCGGCGGAACTATGCTTGACCAGATTGGCGAGCAGCAGAAAATGCTTTTGGAGCAGGGAATAGACATCCGCGTTATGGCAATTGCAAATATCGACGGAATGATTTTCAATGCGGAAGGAATTTCTCTTGGCGACTGGAGAGATCAAGTTAAGAAAAACGGAACAAAGACAAACCTTGATGAGATAATCAACTTTGTAAAAGAGACAAAGCCTATCAATCCGATTTTTGTTGACTGCACTGCAAGCTACGATTTACCGGAACGCTATCTTGATATCTTCAAGGCCGGAATGAGCATTGCAACTCCAAACAAGAGAGCAAATTCAATGAGCATGGATTTCTACAAAAAGCTCCGCGACACTGCAAACGAAATGCACGTAAGATTCCTATATGAAACAAACGTCGGCGCAGGTCTTCCAATCATTGACACTTTGCAGAATCTGTTCAAGTCGGGCGACAAGCTCACAGGCTTCAACGGAATCATGTCCGGCAGTTTGAGCTATATTTTTGGAAAACTTGATGAAGGCAAAAAATTCAGCGAGGCAGTTCTTGAAGCAAAGCAGCTGCGCTACACAGAGCCGGATCCGCGCGACGACTTAAAGGGAACTGACGTTGCAAGAAAAGCTTTAATCATTGCCCGTGAAAGCGGAATGAATATTGAGCTTGAAGACATTGAAATGCGTTCAATTTTCCCACAAGGATTTTCTCTCGAAGGTTCTGTGGAAGAATTCCTTGCAAAGCTTCCTGAACTGGATTCTTATTTTGAAGAAAAAATGGCTTCGCTTAGAAAAGACAAAAAAGTTCTTAGAATGGGAGCAAGCATAAAAGACGGAAAAGTTTCTGTTGGAATGCTTGAAGTCGGGCCGGAAGATCCTCTTTTTGGAGTACGCGGCGGAGAAAACGCATTTGTATTCCACACAGCGCGTTACACGCCAATTCCGCTTACAGTCCGTGGCTATGGCGCAGGTGCAGGAGTTACAGCGGCAGGTGTCTTTGGGGACATTCTTAGAACCGTAAGCTGGAACAGCCACAGCTAA
- a CDS encoding metallophosphoesterase family protein, with translation MRRFRRLLTLISILFLFAFSSCANYGFYQLLFGEEDVDDRFSGFSDLSGETVLSSSLGLNGKYSFIVVTDVHIGASDVRSSKMNDFLDEISSLFESIDKTKIPRFIVNLGDTADGGHLSEYNDYNSYLEKIRKLAVEKNVVSSTEAFKIYTILGNHDLYNNGWTDWKKTVYPYKSTYYFSLSSGAADYDSLPFSFYFVDTGNGAFGTDQLDAFEKLLKSDPNPKMIFSHYPFYSDNVPFMALEDTTERNYLLSLFAKNNVKALFGGHVHTVFEHGFGSFSQINTSALFKNEAFRLVTVDESTLSVSTKLIGF, from the coding sequence TTGAGAAGATTTAGAAGACTTTTAACTTTGATTTCAATTTTGTTTTTGTTTGCTTTTTCTTCATGCGCGAACTACGGATTTTACCAGCTTTTGTTCGGCGAGGAAGACGTTGATGATCGTTTCAGCGGATTTTCAGACTTGAGCGGTGAAACTGTTCTTTCTTCAAGTTTAGGCTTGAACGGAAAATACAGCTTTATCGTTGTTACCGACGTTCACATTGGCGCAAGCGACGTTCGTTCATCAAAAATGAATGATTTTCTGGACGAGATTTCCTCGCTTTTTGAAAGCATTGACAAGACTAAAATCCCGCGGTTCATAGTAAACCTTGGCGACACTGCCGACGGTGGACATTTGTCTGAATACAACGACTACAATTCCTATCTTGAAAAAATCAGAAAGCTTGCGGTTGAAAAAAATGTTGTAAGTTCTACGGAAGCTTTTAAAATTTACACGATTCTTGGAAATCACGACCTTTACAACAATGGCTGGACAGACTGGAAAAAAACGGTTTATCCGTATAAGTCAACGTATTATTTTTCGCTTTCTTCCGGTGCAGCCGATTATGATTCATTGCCGTTCAGCTTTTATTTTGTGGACACAGGAAACGGTGCGTTCGGAACTGACCAGCTTGACGCCTTTGAAAAACTTCTGAAATCTGACCCGAATCCGAAAATGATTTTCTCGCATTATCCTTTTTACAGCGACAATGTTCCTTTTATGGCTCTTGAAGACACAACCGAGCGCAACTATCTTCTTTCGCTTTTTGCAAAAAATAATGTGAAAGCTCTTTTCGGAGGCCACGTCCATACGGTTTTTGAACACGGATTCGGAAGCTTCTCGCAGATAAACACTTCCGCGCTTTTCAAGAACGAAGCGTTCCGCCTTGTAACCGTTGACGAAAGTACTTTGAGCGTCTCAACAAAGCTGATTGGGTTTTAG
- the arfB gene encoding alternative ribosome rescue aminoacyl-tRNA hydrolase ArfB — MDKQELHNSICNNAVFSFARSGGKGGQNVNKVNTKVHISIPLAKLSGLSEKELELLTNKLKSSINKDFEIFIDCEASRFQEQNRKIALERIESKIISAVKINKKRIKTKPTIASKENRLKTKKLKSLLKQQRAFKF; from the coding sequence ATGGATAAACAAGAACTTCATAATTCAATTTGCAACAACGCAGTTTTTTCATTTGCACGCTCCGGCGGAAAAGGAGGACAGAATGTAAACAAAGTAAATACAAAAGTCCACATTTCAATTCCGCTTGCAAAACTTTCAGGACTTTCAGAAAAAGAACTGGAGCTTTTAACAAACAAACTGAAATCTTCAATCAACAAGGACTTTGAAATTTTCATTGACTGTGAAGCCTCAAGATTTCAAGAGCAAAACAGAAAAATTGCATTGGAACGCATCGAATCTAAAATCATTTCAGCTGTAAAAATCAACAAAAAGCGAATAAAAACAAAGCCAACCATAGCTTCAAAAGAAAACCGCCTTAAAACAAAAAAACTCAAGTCGCTTTTAAAACAGCAGCGCGCATTTAAATTCTAA
- the asd gene encoding aspartate-semialdehyde dehydrogenase, which translates to MSAKIKVGVLGATGMVGQRYIKLLENHPWFEVTYVAASPRSAGKAYKDAVKNRWLIGENIPAGVADLTVEDANDEKKALGKCQFVFSALEMGKEEIKALEAAYAAEGIPVVSNASANRWTEDVPMLVPEINYSHLDVIAEQKKHHGWDKGFIAVKPNCSLQTYMMPIHALIQAGYPVKRMVVTTLQATSGAGYPGVPSFDMIDNIVPFIGGEEEKTEKECLKILGKVQDGKIVNAEYPVVSSTCTRVPVIDGHTACVSLEFADKKPSLEEIEKIWTSYKSVPQELNLPSAPEHPIVVRHEENRPQPRRDRETEKGMACVIGRLRPCNVFDIKFVSLSHNTKRGAALGGILNAELLKAKGFFDNL; encoded by the coding sequence ATGTCAGCAAAGATTAAAGTTGGTGTCTTGGGTGCGACAGGAATGGTCGGCCAGCGTTATATAAAGCTTTTGGAAAATCATCCGTGGTTTGAGGTGACTTACGTTGCGGCAAGTCCGCGTTCCGCGGGAAAAGCGTACAAGGATGCGGTGAAGAACCGTTGGCTCATCGGCGAGAATATTCCTGCCGGTGTCGCGGATTTGACTGTAGAAGATGCAAACGACGAGAAAAAAGCTCTTGGAAAGTGTCAGTTTGTTTTTTCCGCCCTTGAAATGGGAAAGGAAGAAATAAAGGCGCTTGAAGCCGCTTACGCTGCGGAAGGAATTCCGGTTGTTTCAAACGCTTCGGCAAACCGCTGGACGGAAGATGTTCCGATGCTTGTGCCGGAAATCAACTACTCTCACCTTGATGTGATTGCGGAGCAGAAAAAGCACCACGGCTGGGACAAGGGATTTATCGCAGTAAAGCCGAACTGCTCGCTCCAGACTTACATGATGCCGATTCACGCGTTGATTCAGGCCGGCTACCCGGTAAAAAGAATGGTTGTAACAACTTTGCAGGCAACTAGCGGAGCCGGTTATCCGGGAGTTCCTTCTTTTGACATGATTGACAACATCGTTCCGTTCATCGGCGGCGAGGAAGAAAAGACTGAAAAAGAATGTCTTAAGATTCTTGGAAAAGTCCAGGACGGAAAAATCGTAAACGCTGAATATCCGGTTGTTTCTTCTACTTGCACGCGCGTTCCTGTAATCGACGGACACACAGCCTGCGTTTCGCTTGAATTTGCGGACAAAAAGCCAAGCCTTGAAGAAATTGAAAAAATCTGGACTTCGTACAAGTCTGTTCCTCAGGAGCTGAATCTTCCAAGCGCGCCGGAACATCCGATTGTTGTGCGCCACGAGGAAAACCGTCCGCAGCCGCGCCGCGACCGCGAGACAGAAAAAGGAATGGCCTGCGTAATCGGACGGCTTCGCCCATGCAATGTGTTCGACATCAAGTTTGTTTCGCTCAGCCACAACACAAAGCGCGGAGCGGCACTTGGCGGAATACTGAATGCGGAGCTGCTCAAGGCAAAGGGATTTTTTGACAATCTGTAG
- the dapA gene encoding 4-hydroxy-tetrahydrodipicolinate synthase, producing MIKLRGAFTAMITPMNSDGSIDYEGFRKNVKFQLEQGIDGLVPLGTTAETPTLDEKTGSEEDKIIEIVFEEVRKFEKTSDKKIPVILGAGSNNTKDAILYCERAKKVGADAALVVTPYYNKPSKEGIFRHFEAVSKVGIPIVVYNIQGRTGLNIPTDLMERIAELPNIAGVKEASGNISQMMDVIAKIKSKKQDFAVLSGDDGLTLPLMATGGDGVISVVSNLAPALVTQMVTEGLKGNFDKAREIHYRLLPFFKAAFVDGNPTSIKYAMSIKGFCKPCVRLPLVEVTDSAKKIIENALKECNL from the coding sequence ATGATTAAATTGCGCGGTGCTTTTACAGCAATGATTACACCAATGAACAGTGATGGTTCAATAGATTACGAGGGCTTCAGAAAAAATGTAAAATTTCAGCTGGAGCAGGGCATAGACGGTCTGGTTCCGCTGGGAACGACGGCAGAAACTCCGACTCTTGATGAAAAAACCGGCAGCGAAGAAGACAAGATTATCGAAATTGTATTCGAGGAAGTCCGCAAATTTGAAAAAACCTCTGATAAAAAAATTCCAGTAATTCTTGGAGCTGGTTCAAACAACACAAAAGATGCAATTCTCTATTGCGAACGAGCAAAAAAAGTTGGAGCAGACGCGGCGCTTGTTGTAACTCCATATTACAATAAGCCGTCAAAAGAAGGTATCTTCCGCCACTTTGAAGCAGTCTCAAAAGTAGGAATTCCGATTGTTGTTTACAACATTCAGGGACGAACAGGACTTAATATTCCTACAGACTTGATGGAGCGCATTGCGGAGCTTCCGAACATTGCAGGCGTAAAAGAAGCAAGCGGAAACATTTCGCAGATGATGGATGTGATTGCAAAAATAAAGTCAAAGAAACAGGATTTCGCAGTTCTTTCTGGAGACGATGGACTTACACTTCCACTCATGGCAACTGGAGGAGACGGAGTTATTTCCGTTGTTTCAAATCTTGCACCTGCACTTGTAACACAAATGGTTACTGAAGGACTTAAAGGAAACTTTGACAAAGCAAGAGAAATTCATTACAGGCTTCTTCCGTTCTTTAAGGCCGCCTTTGTGGATGGAAATCCGACTTCCATAAAATATGCGATGAGCATCAAAGGTTTTTGCAAGCCTTGCGTCCGCCTTCCGCTTGTTGAAGTAACGGATTCTGCGAAGAAGATTATTGAAAATGCATTAAAGGAATGCAATCTGTAG
- a CDS encoding LuxR C-terminal-related transcriptional regulator yields the protein MKNKKYLLFLSLFLVCNLLPLCAKIKKSAGKEIPIQVKQFIDKTAQKDVSELDDSLFKTVKNPVNPGFYDGNLWIEIKPEISEIQHCVVSLGNEYIDSAEFYERRGGKFFYIGKIGHKISTDEIEVPDSFQAFPVFRNSGYDDDTRFRIKIKNHNGNFIYIKLVNELDFFNSRRTYFAKLYIILGISFCIFSLLFIYAIAVRRPMPFFLSMAALFYILLHLQLKGIGSVFLWNFLNTFSFSTRLAYYFETFSLMFLILSADTVLKGNSKFVYKKVSPVEIQLIVVIFVVLLTVKSDQTMLYSYAALSVTTKVFFIVSIFMCFRAMQKNARIILLLWIPYILFSMLTQLIRILRFKDNNVFFDFICSDEFLISFLFYLMITMPSLFFITYKIRQESRNSKVELEKIKAQNSNLLEQKNVIERLLKNILVDSAQTLSMADILSAQVFTPKNTCYIERIKINSAKISDTIAALRMCNDETEIENQPILLADFFKSCIQASKIFCSSKPNAISCSMDIQPETVILADMRVVELFFISFLNSVIEVSVPNTEVSVSLKGDEENFVFSVSNTMDSQTIEEALSRIETENERRNFTFLMRIAKFYCGDLSVSKNDSKFKFSVVFDFKRVENSKDSSVIINKTRFSPSKKKEQKNLEKKKKVTLIKTGEEKSEDFMKKLSSREKQIAELMISGKSDKDIAEELFISPGTVASHNKKIFKKLEVHSRVELMNKLR from the coding sequence ATGAAAAATAAAAAATATCTGCTTTTTTTATCTTTGTTTTTGGTATGCAATTTATTGCCTTTGTGTGCAAAAATAAAAAAATCAGCAGGAAAAGAAATTCCAATCCAAGTAAAGCAGTTCATTGATAAAACTGCGCAGAAAGACGTTAGTGAACTCGATGACAGTTTGTTTAAGACTGTAAAGAATCCCGTAAATCCGGGGTTTTATGATGGAAACCTGTGGATTGAAATAAAGCCTGAAATTTCAGAAATTCAGCATTGCGTTGTAAGCCTTGGAAATGAATATATAGATTCCGCGGAATTTTATGAAAGGCGTGGAGGAAAGTTTTTTTACATTGGAAAAATTGGACATAAAATTTCAACAGACGAAATAGAAGTTCCGGACAGTTTTCAGGCGTTTCCTGTTTTTAGAAATTCAGGATATGACGATGACACTCGCTTTAGGATAAAAATAAAAAATCACAATGGAAATTTTATATATATTAAGCTTGTTAATGAACTTGATTTTTTTAATTCACGAAGAACTTATTTCGCAAAACTTTACATTATCCTGGGAATAAGCTTTTGTATTTTTTCTTTACTTTTTATATATGCGATTGCTGTCCGCCGGCCAATGCCGTTTTTTTTGTCAATGGCGGCTTTGTTTTACATTTTGCTTCATCTTCAGTTAAAAGGAATAGGATCTGTATTCTTGTGGAATTTTTTAAATACGTTTTCATTTTCAACAAGGCTTGCGTATTATTTTGAAACTTTTAGTCTGATGTTTTTAATTCTTTCCGCAGATACAGTTTTAAAAGGAAATTCAAAATTCGTTTATAAAAAAGTTTCTCCAGTTGAAATTCAGCTTATAGTTGTTATATTTGTTGTCCTTTTAACGGTGAAATCTGACCAGACAATGCTTTATTCTTATGCCGCGCTTTCTGTAACGACAAAAGTTTTTTTTATTGTTTCAATATTTATGTGTTTCAGGGCGATGCAAAAAAATGCACGGATAATACTTTTGCTTTGGATTCCGTATATTTTATTTTCGATGCTGACTCAACTTATAAGGATTTTAAGATTTAAAGACAACAATGTTTTTTTCGATTTTATTTGTTCTGATGAATTTTTAATTTCATTTTTGTTTTACTTGATGATTACAATGCCTTCGCTTTTTTTTATAACTTATAAAATCCGCCAGGAATCTCGTAATTCAAAAGTTGAGCTTGAAAAAATCAAGGCTCAAAATTCTAATCTTCTTGAGCAAAAGAATGTGATTGAGCGTCTTTTGAAAAATATTTTAGTTGATTCGGCGCAGACTTTGAGTATGGCTGACATTCTTTCTGCTCAGGTTTTCACTCCGAAAAATACTTGTTACATAGAAAGAATTAAAATCAATTCTGCCAAAATCAGCGACACGATTGCGGCTCTTAGAATGTGCAATGATGAAACTGAAATTGAAAATCAGCCGATTCTTCTTGCGGATTTTTTTAAGAGCTGCATTCAGGCTTCCAAAATTTTTTGTTCGTCCAAGCCAAATGCGATTTCTTGTTCTATGGACATTCAACCTGAAACTGTGATTCTTGCGGACATGAGAGTTGTGGAGCTTTTCTTTATATCGTTTTTGAATTCTGTAATTGAGGTTTCTGTTCCGAATACAGAAGTTTCAGTTTCGTTGAAAGGCGATGAGGAAAATTTTGTTTTTTCAGTTTCGAATACAATGGATTCACAGACTATTGAAGAAGCTCTTTCTCGAATAGAGACTGAAAATGAAAGACGTAATTTTACATTTCTTATGCGCATTGCAAAATTTTACTGCGGAGATTTGTCTGTTTCAAAAAATGACAGCAAGTTTAAATTTTCAGTTGTGTTTGATTTTAAGCGTGTTGAAAATTCAAAAGATTCCAGCGTGATAATAAACAAAACTAGATTTTCTCCGTCCAAGAAAAAAGAGCAGAAAAATTTGGAAAAGAAAAAGAAAGTTACTTTGATAAAAACTGGCGAAGAAAAATCAGAGGACTTTATGAAAAAATTATCTTCAAGGGAAAAGCAAATTGCTGAACTTATGATTTCTGGAAAAAGCGACAAGGATATTGCGGAGGAACTTTTTATAAGTCCTGGAACTGTTGCAAGCCACAACAAAAAGATTTTCAAAAAACTTGAAGTTCACAGCCGTGTTGAGTTGATGAATAAATTGCGTTAA
- the aroC gene encoding chorismate synthase, whose product MSGNIFGEIFKVATFGESHGAGLGCIIDGCPAGISVDEKFLQHEMERRKPGAKSAAVTARKEDDLAEILSGVFEGKTTGTPIAILIRNSNQHSSDYENIKNKFRPGHADFTYYKKYGIRDYRGGGRSSGRETCARVAAGAFAKMFLKSLGIQIFAYTKEAAGIKSGKVDFSEIEQNAMRAADKDAAALMQKKVEEFKQKKNSCGGIVECVVKGLAAGFGEPVFDKLDAVLSHAVLSIGAIKGIEFGSGFGCADSNGLENNDFMGSGFSFETNNAGGILGGISRGDDIIFRVAVKPVPSIYLSQETVDVNGNECDILIEGRHDVCLCPRIVPVVEAMTAITLADMVLRNRSSRV is encoded by the coding sequence ATGTCTGGAAATATATTTGGAGAAATTTTTAAAGTTGCAACATTTGGAGAAAGCCACGGTGCAGGACTTGGCTGTATTATAGACGGATGTCCTGCCGGAATTTCAGTAGACGAAAAATTTCTTCAGCATGAAATGGAACGGAGAAAACCGGGTGCAAAAAGCGCGGCGGTTACTGCAAGAAAAGAAGACGACCTTGCAGAAATTCTAAGCGGTGTGTTTGAAGGTAAAACAACAGGAACTCCGATAGCTATCTTAATCAGAAATTCAAATCAGCATTCATCAGATTATGAAAATATAAAAAATAAATTTCGGCCTGGGCATGCAGATTTTACATATTATAAAAAATACGGCATAAGGGATTACAGGGGTGGCGGAAGATCCAGTGGAAGAGAAACCTGTGCGAGGGTTGCCGCTGGAGCATTTGCAAAAATGTTTTTGAAAAGTTTGGGAATCCAGATTTTTGCATATACAAAAGAAGCTGCGGGAATAAAAAGCGGCAAAGTTGATTTTTCTGAAATTGAACAGAATGCAATGCGGGCTGCTGATAAAGACGCTGCTGCTTTAATGCAAAAAAAAGTTGAGGAGTTTAAACAGAAAAAAAATTCTTGCGGCGGAATTGTTGAGTGCGTTGTAAAAGGTTTGGCGGCCGGGTTTGGCGAGCCGGTTTTTGACAAGTTGGATGCGGTTTTGTCCCATGCGGTTTTGTCGATTGGCGCAATAAAAGGGATTGAATTTGGAAGTGGATTCGGTTGTGCTGATTCAAACGGACTTGAAAACAACGATTTTATGGGAAGCGGATTTTCATTTGAAACAAATAATGCCGGCGGAATTCTCGGAGGAATTTCCCGAGGCGATGATATAATTTTTAGAGTTGCCGTAAAGCCTGTTCCAAGCATTTATCTTTCTCAGGAAACTGTTGATGTAAACGGAAATGAATGTGATATTTTAATTGAGGGAAGACACGATGTTTGTCTTTGCCCAAGAATTGTTCCTGTTGTGGAAGCCATGACCGCAATCACTTTGGCAGATATGGTTTTAAGGAATAGGAGCAGCAGAGTTTAG
- a CDS encoding D-alanyl-D-alanine carboxypeptidase family protein, with protein sequence METYTSDFFNNIDENKNINSNKKKKKRIIIFSVLSVVFIVVVVQALSVYKLLNPKNPEPLSLEQQAFLEQSLDKKYPERTDIVSELPFQYVPADLFVNAESAIVVDFATGNILFEKNADVQIPPASMTKLVEMYVVFEAVENGEISLDDVVPLPPESWARNLPSDASIMFLDERQKVTLRELLLGLAIASGNDASIAVAKYVCGNMDSFVERMNQTVKKMGLVKTEFVESSGYSEKNITTAKEFAAFCRKYIERFPFAITEFHSQKVLRYPLAKNLPRESAQKNGDSQAVIQYNTNKLLGSLDGCDGLKTGFIYESGFNLALTAERNGVRYISVTMKGPGIGSAQGNIYRVKDGTNLMEYAFSKFSPYIAKQPHNFSVGVAGSSLKSVCLVPAKSENFSVPFISGVSPKEAAQKIHVTANIPKSIFGEFEEGTQFGTLSYSLDGRILNTVPLVTDRKSEKVNFFARIWGAIAYKISSLK encoded by the coding sequence ATGGAAACTTACACATCAGATTTTTTTAACAACATAGATGAAAATAAAAATATCAATAGCAATAAAAAGAAAAAAAAGCGCATAATAATTTTTTCCGTTTTATCTGTTGTTTTTATCGTTGTTGTGGTGCAGGCACTTTCTGTTTACAAACTTTTAAATCCAAAAAATCCAGAACCGCTTTCTTTGGAACAGCAGGCTTTTCTTGAGCAGTCGTTGGACAAGAAATATCCTGAGCGCACAGATATTGTTTCAGAGCTTCCGTTTCAGTATGTTCCAGCAGATTTGTTTGTGAATGCAGAAAGCGCGATTGTCGTTGACTTTGCAACGGGAAATATTCTTTTTGAAAAAAATGCTGATGTTCAAATTCCGCCGGCTTCAATGACAAAGCTTGTGGAAATGTATGTTGTTTTTGAAGCTGTTGAAAATGGTGAAATTTCTCTTGATGATGTTGTTCCACTTCCGCCTGAAAGCTGGGCCAGAAATCTTCCAAGTGACGCTTCGATAATGTTCTTGGACGAAAGGCAGAAAGTGACGCTCAGAGAACTTTTGCTGGGACTTGCGATTGCCAGCGGAAACGATGCTTCGATTGCTGTTGCAAAATATGTCTGCGGAAACATGGATTCGTTTGTTGAGCGGATGAATCAGACTGTAAAAAAAATGGGTTTGGTAAAAACTGAATTTGTGGAATCAAGTGGCTACAGCGAAAAAAATATTACAACCGCAAAAGAGTTTGCGGCTTTCTGCAGAAAATATATAGAAAGATTTCCGTTTGCAATTACTGAATTTCATTCCCAAAAAGTTTTGCGTTATCCGCTTGCAAAAAATCTTCCAAGGGAATCCGCACAAAAAAACGGTGACAGTCAGGCTGTGATTCAGTACAACACAAACAAGCTGCTCGGTTCTCTTGATGGCTGCGACGGATTGAAAACTGGTTTTATTTATGAAAGCGGCTTTAACCTTGCTCTTACTGCGGAACGAAACGGTGTCCGCTATATTTCTGTTACAATGAAAGGCCCGGGAATTGGAAGCGCACAGGGAAATATTTACAGAGTGAAAGACGGAACTAATTTAATGGAATATGCGTTTTCAAAATTTTCTCCGTATATTGCGAAGCAGCCTCATAATTTTTCTGTGGGAGTTGCAGGCTCTTCTTTGAAAAGTGTTTGTCTTGTTCCTGCAAAAAGTGAAAATTTTTCTGTTCCATTTATTTCTGGGGTTTCGCCAAAAGAAGCGGCTCAAAAAATTCATGTTACTGCAAATATTCCCAAAAGTATATTTGGAGAATTTGAGGAAGGAACTCAGTTTGGAACTTTGTCATATTCACTTGACGGAAGAATTTTAAATACAGTTCCTCTTGTTACTGACAGAAAAAGTGAAAAGGTAAATTTCTTTGCTAGAATTTGGGGAGCGATTGCTTATAAAATTTCGTCTTTGAAATAA